CTATGCGACGCTCACAAAAGACGGGCATGTGAGCGACCGTCGGGCAGGACGGATCCATGATACCGCGGCACTGTCTGCGGCAATACAGGAAGGTGTCGACCTCAGGAGATTCGGCGTGGAGTTTGTGTTCAGGTCCGGCGCCGGGCACCGTGCTGCACTTGCGCTCAAAGGCGACGGGCTCGGGCACTGCGTCTCGTCTAATGATCCAAAAAAAGAGGGGGTGCCACTGCTTAACATCATCCCGTTACTACAGACTGAAAAAGACAAAAAGACCGCATTGGTCTGCAATGAATTTGTCAGTCAGGCCATGCAGATCCTCGCAGACCATAAGGTAAACCAGGAGCGGATACACCAGGGACTTAACCCCGCCACAGCAGTCCTGATACGGGGGGCAGGGGAGATGGGCAACTTCGAACCCTTTTCCACGAAATACGGGCTCTCGGGAAGCGTCATCTGTGCTGCAAGCCTCATCGCCGGTATCGGGACTGCAGTCGGGCTCCGGCGAGTCCATGTCGACGGGATCACCGGCTCGCAGGACAGCAACCTTACCGGAAAGATCGAAGCAGCTTTACAGGAGCTGCGCTCGCAGGACTTCGTGCTGGTCAATATCAAGGGGGCTGACGAATCCGGGCATGACGGACTCGCAAAACAGAAAACGGCCTTTATTGAAAAGATTGATACCGCAATCTCTCCCTTACGTACATTAAAGGACACCATTATCGTGATCTGCGCCGATCACAGCACCCCCTGCACGGTCAGGGACCATAGTGCAGACCCGGTGCCGGTTGTCATCGCTGGCGAGGGCGTCCGCACTGATGACGTTGAGAGGTTCGATGAGATCTCCTGTGCACAGGGAGGGCTCAACCGCACTCAGGGATTATCACTGCTCCCGATCGCGCTTGACCTGATCAACCGATCCCA
Above is a genomic segment from Methanoregula sp. containing:
- a CDS encoding 2,3-bisphosphoglycerate-independent phosphoglycerate mutase, with protein sequence MTARKILFLVLDGISDRPCPELAGKTPLQAAKKPNLDAFAREGVCGIMDTIAPGIRPGSDTAHLSLLGYDPHTYYTGRGPLECVGTGITMEPGMIGFRCNYATLTKDGHVSDRRAGRIHDTAALSAAIQEGVDLRRFGVEFVFRSGAGHRAALALKGDGLGHCVSSNDPKKEGVPLLNIIPLLQTEKDKKTALVCNEFVSQAMQILADHKVNQERIHQGLNPATAVLIRGAGEMGNFEPFSTKYGLSGSVICAASLIAGIGTAVGLRRVHVDGITGSQDSNLTGKIEAALQELRSQDFVLVNIKGADESGHDGLAKQKTAFIEKIDTAISPLRTLKDTIIVICADHSTPCTVRDHSADPVPVVIAGEGVRTDDVERFDEISCAQGGLNRTQGLSLLPIALDLINRSHKYGA